In the genome of Doryrhamphus excisus isolate RoL2022-K1 chromosome 11, RoL_Dexc_1.0, whole genome shotgun sequence, one region contains:
- the dlb gene encoding delta-like protein B isoform X1 translates to MYLLHGDWLLYQQSQANMIWQKNNQHLSLSVEVVFSSGVFELKINSFHTAQRICRRHRDCHIFFRICLKHPEDVISAEPPCTFGTGQTNVIRADHTSISSSAPIRVPFHFKWPGTFSLIIEAWNAESPTEYTGSNIMAVIKSLPHNTAQHFKLYLLHTDNQNNLVNRLATRRRLSIGEDWSQDVHFGEQSELRYSYHVFCDEYYFGDGCADYCRPRDDTLGHYTCDEEGNRICLEGWKGNYCSEPICSADCSERHGYCEAPGGCTCRMGWQGPSCNECVRYPGCLHGTCSQPWQCNCQEGWGGLFCDQDLNYCTNHKPCANGATCTNTGQGSYTCACRPGFGGTNCELETNECDSNPCKNGGSCNDLENDYSCTCPQGFYGKNCEIIAMTCADGPCFNGGTCVETMTGGYTCGCPSSYTGSNCEKKLDRCSNRPCLNGGECLDLGQSVLCRCQAGFTGANCQVNIDDCASNPCQNAGTCQDAVNDYTCSCTLGYTGKNCSVRSDACGARPCQNGGTCFTHFTGPVCQCPKGFMGPSCEFTLQPSFKPALRQTAQPSSATLSISCVLAMLVVALAAGIIFLRRRRRLQGRKQLSDIAVYNDLETANNLGGSERDSFLGPNGLFKISNSTARLSFPLCPEGRSGYRHNPVESSLAREDFMWRDEAGLGPGAGLR, encoded by the exons ATGTATCTcctgcatggagactggctactTTACCAGCAGAGCCAAGCCAACATGATAtggcaaaaaaacaaccaacacCTCTCacttagtgtggaagtg GTGTTTTCCTCCGGAGTTTTCGAGTTGAAAATTAATTCCTTCCACACGGCGCAGCGCATCTGCAGGAGACACAGGGACTGCCAcatattttttagaatatgcctAAAGCACCCGGAGGATGTGATATCTGCCGAACCGCCCTGCACCTTCGGGACCGGCCAAACCAACGTCATCAGGGCCGATCACACCTCCATCTCCAGCAGCGCTCCCATCAGGGTGCCCTTTCACTTTAAATGGCCG GGCACATTTTCGCTGATTATCGAGGCCTGGAACGCAGAATCCCCGACCGAATACACAGGTAGCAACATCATGGCAGTAATAAAGTCGCTCCCACACAACACCGCACAGCATTTCAAGTTGTACCTTCTCCATACAGATAACCAAAACAACCTCGTGAACCGCCTGGCTACCAGGAGACGGCTATCCATCGGGGAGGACTGGTCACAGGACGTCCACTTTGGAGAGCAAAGCGAGCTACGCTACTCTTACCACGTCTTCTGTGACGAATACTATTTTGGAGACGGCTGCGCGGACTACTGCAGGCCGAGGGACGACACGCTGGGTCACTACACCTGTGACGAGGAGGGCAACCGGATCTGCCTGGAGGGCTGGAAAGGAAACTACTGCTCTGAAC CCATCTGCTCAGCGGACTGCAGCGAAAGGCACGGCTACTGCGAGGCCCCTGGGGGCTGCACATGTCGCATGGGCTGGCAGGGCCCCTCCTGCAACGAGTGCGTCCGCTACCCGGGTTGCCTCCACGGGACCTGCAGCCAGCCGTGGCAGTGCAACTGTCAGGAGGGCTGGGGGGGCCTCTTCTGTGACCAGGACTTGAACTACTGCACCAACCACAAGCCGTGCGCCAACGGCGCGACCTGCACCAACACCGGCCAGGGGAGTTACACGTGCGCCTGCAGGCCTGGTTTTGGGGGGACTAACTGTGAGCTGGAAACCAACGAGTGTGACAGCAACCCCTGCAAGAACGGAGGCAGCTGCAAT GACCTGGAAAATGACTACTCGTGTACCTGCCCTCAAGGATTCTACGGTAAAAACTGTGAGATCATCGCAATGACGTGTGCGGACGGTCCCTGCTTCAACGGGGGGACGTGTGTGGAGACCATGACGGGAGGTTACACCTGCGGCTGCCCGTCCAGCTACACAGGCTCCAACTGTGAGAAGAAGCTGGACCGCTGCAGCAACCGGCCCTGTTTAAACG GCGGCGAATGTCTGGACCTCGGCCAGAGCGTTCTCTGCCGCTGTCAGGCCGGCTTCACCGGCGCCAACTGCCAAGTCAACATCGACGACTGCGCCTCAAACCCTTGCCAGAATGCCGGCACGTGCCAGGATGCTGTGAATGACTACACTTGCTCCTGCACTTTGGGGTACACAGGCAAAAACTGCAGCGTGCGCTCGGACGCATGCGGCGCCCGTCCGTGCCAGAATGGTGGCACTTGCTTCACTCACTTCACCGGGCCCGTTTGCCAGTGCCCGAAAGGGTTCATGGGCCCAAGTTGCGAGTTCACTCTCCAGCCTAGTTTCAAACCCGCTCTGCGCCAAACCGCGCAGCCCTCCTCCGCTACGCTTAGCATCTCCTGCGTTCTAGCCATGCTGGTCGTGGCTCTCGCGGCTGGTATCATCTTCCTGAGGAGGCGTAGGAGgctgcaaggaaggaagcagctGAGCGACATTGCGGTTTACAATGACCTGGAGACGGCGAACAACCTGGGCGGAAGCGAGAGAGATTCCTTCCTCGGTCCGAACGGCCTGTTCAAGATCAGCAACAGCACGGCCCGACTCAGCTTCCCTCTCTGCCCGGAAGGAAGGTCAGGGTACAGGCACAATCCGGTAGAGAGCAGCCTGGCCAGAGAGGATTTCATGTGGCGCGACGAGGCCGGTCTGGGTCCCGGAGCCGGGTTGAGATGA
- the dlb gene encoding delta-like protein B isoform X3 — MYLLHGDWLLYQQSQANMIWQKNNQHLSLSVEVVFSSGVFELKINSFHTAQRICRRHRDCHIFFRICLKHPEDVISAEPPCTFGTGQTNVIRADHTSISSSAPIRVPFHFKWPGTFSLIIEAWNAESPTEYTDNQNNLVNRLATRRRLSIGEDWSQDVHFGEQSELRYSYHVFCDEYYFGDGCADYCRPRDDTLGHYTCDEEGNRICLEGWKGNYCSEPICSADCSERHGYCEAPGGCTCRMGWQGPSCNECVRYPGCLHGTCSQPWQCNCQEGWGGLFCDQDLNYCTNHKPCANGATCTNTGQGSYTCACRPGFGGTNCELETNECDSNPCKNGGSCNDLENDYSCTCPQGFYGKNCEIIAMTCADGPCFNGGTCVETMTGGYTCGCPSSYTGSNCEKKLDRCSNRPCLNGGECLDLGQSVLCRCQAGFTGANCQVNIDDCASNPCQNAGTCQDAVNDYTCSCTLGYTGKNCSVRSDACGARPCQNGGTCFTHFTGPVCQCPKGFMGPSCEFTLQPSFKPALRQTAQPSSATLSISCVLAMLVVALAAGIIFLRRRRRLQGRKQLSDIAVYNDLETANNLGGSERDSFLGPNGLFKISNSTARLSFPLCPEGRSGYRHNPVESSLAREDFMWRDEAGLGPGAGLR; from the exons ATGTATCTcctgcatggagactggctactTTACCAGCAGAGCCAAGCCAACATGATAtggcaaaaaaacaaccaacacCTCTCacttagtgtggaagtg GTGTTTTCCTCCGGAGTTTTCGAGTTGAAAATTAATTCCTTCCACACGGCGCAGCGCATCTGCAGGAGACACAGGGACTGCCAcatattttttagaatatgcctAAAGCACCCGGAGGATGTGATATCTGCCGAACCGCCCTGCACCTTCGGGACCGGCCAAACCAACGTCATCAGGGCCGATCACACCTCCATCTCCAGCAGCGCTCCCATCAGGGTGCCCTTTCACTTTAAATGGCCG GGCACATTTTCGCTGATTATCGAGGCCTGGAACGCAGAATCCCCGACCGAATACACAG ATAACCAAAACAACCTCGTGAACCGCCTGGCTACCAGGAGACGGCTATCCATCGGGGAGGACTGGTCACAGGACGTCCACTTTGGAGAGCAAAGCGAGCTACGCTACTCTTACCACGTCTTCTGTGACGAATACTATTTTGGAGACGGCTGCGCGGACTACTGCAGGCCGAGGGACGACACGCTGGGTCACTACACCTGTGACGAGGAGGGCAACCGGATCTGCCTGGAGGGCTGGAAAGGAAACTACTGCTCTGAAC CCATCTGCTCAGCGGACTGCAGCGAAAGGCACGGCTACTGCGAGGCCCCTGGGGGCTGCACATGTCGCATGGGCTGGCAGGGCCCCTCCTGCAACGAGTGCGTCCGCTACCCGGGTTGCCTCCACGGGACCTGCAGCCAGCCGTGGCAGTGCAACTGTCAGGAGGGCTGGGGGGGCCTCTTCTGTGACCAGGACTTGAACTACTGCACCAACCACAAGCCGTGCGCCAACGGCGCGACCTGCACCAACACCGGCCAGGGGAGTTACACGTGCGCCTGCAGGCCTGGTTTTGGGGGGACTAACTGTGAGCTGGAAACCAACGAGTGTGACAGCAACCCCTGCAAGAACGGAGGCAGCTGCAAT GACCTGGAAAATGACTACTCGTGTACCTGCCCTCAAGGATTCTACGGTAAAAACTGTGAGATCATCGCAATGACGTGTGCGGACGGTCCCTGCTTCAACGGGGGGACGTGTGTGGAGACCATGACGGGAGGTTACACCTGCGGCTGCCCGTCCAGCTACACAGGCTCCAACTGTGAGAAGAAGCTGGACCGCTGCAGCAACCGGCCCTGTTTAAACG GCGGCGAATGTCTGGACCTCGGCCAGAGCGTTCTCTGCCGCTGTCAGGCCGGCTTCACCGGCGCCAACTGCCAAGTCAACATCGACGACTGCGCCTCAAACCCTTGCCAGAATGCCGGCACGTGCCAGGATGCTGTGAATGACTACACTTGCTCCTGCACTTTGGGGTACACAGGCAAAAACTGCAGCGTGCGCTCGGACGCATGCGGCGCCCGTCCGTGCCAGAATGGTGGCACTTGCTTCACTCACTTCACCGGGCCCGTTTGCCAGTGCCCGAAAGGGTTCATGGGCCCAAGTTGCGAGTTCACTCTCCAGCCTAGTTTCAAACCCGCTCTGCGCCAAACCGCGCAGCCCTCCTCCGCTACGCTTAGCATCTCCTGCGTTCTAGCCATGCTGGTCGTGGCTCTCGCGGCTGGTATCATCTTCCTGAGGAGGCGTAGGAGgctgcaaggaaggaagcagctGAGCGACATTGCGGTTTACAATGACCTGGAGACGGCGAACAACCTGGGCGGAAGCGAGAGAGATTCCTTCCTCGGTCCGAACGGCCTGTTCAAGATCAGCAACAGCACGGCCCGACTCAGCTTCCCTCTCTGCCCGGAAGGAAGGTCAGGGTACAGGCACAATCCGGTAGAGAGCAGCCTGGCCAGAGAGGATTTCATGTGGCGCGACGAGGCCGGTCTGGGTCCCGGAGCCGGGTTGAGATGA
- the dlb gene encoding delta-like protein B isoform X4 → MSHVHLRYLLALALAEVVFSSGVFELKINSFHTAQRICRRHRDCHIFFRICLKHPEDVISAEPPCTFGTGQTNVIRADHTSISSSAPIRVPFHFKWPGTFSLIIEAWNAESPTEYTDNQNNLVNRLATRRRLSIGEDWSQDVHFGEQSELRYSYHVFCDEYYFGDGCADYCRPRDDTLGHYTCDEEGNRICLEGWKGNYCSEPICSADCSERHGYCEAPGGCTCRMGWQGPSCNECVRYPGCLHGTCSQPWQCNCQEGWGGLFCDQDLNYCTNHKPCANGATCTNTGQGSYTCACRPGFGGTNCELETNECDSNPCKNGGSCNDLENDYSCTCPQGFYGKNCEIIAMTCADGPCFNGGTCVETMTGGYTCGCPSSYTGSNCEKKLDRCSNRPCLNGGECLDLGQSVLCRCQAGFTGANCQVNIDDCASNPCQNAGTCQDAVNDYTCSCTLGYTGKNCSVRSDACGARPCQNGGTCFTHFTGPVCQCPKGFMGPSCEFTLQPSFKPALRQTAQPSSATLSISCVLAMLVVALAAGIIFLRRRRRLQGRKQLSDIAVYNDLETANNLGGSERDSFLGPNGLFKISNSTARLSFPLCPEGRSGYRHNPVESSLAREDFMWRDEAGLGPGAGLR, encoded by the exons ATGTCGCATGTACACCTGAGATACCTCCTGGCTTTGGCCTTGGCGGAAGTT GTGTTTTCCTCCGGAGTTTTCGAGTTGAAAATTAATTCCTTCCACACGGCGCAGCGCATCTGCAGGAGACACAGGGACTGCCAcatattttttagaatatgcctAAAGCACCCGGAGGATGTGATATCTGCCGAACCGCCCTGCACCTTCGGGACCGGCCAAACCAACGTCATCAGGGCCGATCACACCTCCATCTCCAGCAGCGCTCCCATCAGGGTGCCCTTTCACTTTAAATGGCCG GGCACATTTTCGCTGATTATCGAGGCCTGGAACGCAGAATCCCCGACCGAATACACAG ATAACCAAAACAACCTCGTGAACCGCCTGGCTACCAGGAGACGGCTATCCATCGGGGAGGACTGGTCACAGGACGTCCACTTTGGAGAGCAAAGCGAGCTACGCTACTCTTACCACGTCTTCTGTGACGAATACTATTTTGGAGACGGCTGCGCGGACTACTGCAGGCCGAGGGACGACACGCTGGGTCACTACACCTGTGACGAGGAGGGCAACCGGATCTGCCTGGAGGGCTGGAAAGGAAACTACTGCTCTGAAC CCATCTGCTCAGCGGACTGCAGCGAAAGGCACGGCTACTGCGAGGCCCCTGGGGGCTGCACATGTCGCATGGGCTGGCAGGGCCCCTCCTGCAACGAGTGCGTCCGCTACCCGGGTTGCCTCCACGGGACCTGCAGCCAGCCGTGGCAGTGCAACTGTCAGGAGGGCTGGGGGGGCCTCTTCTGTGACCAGGACTTGAACTACTGCACCAACCACAAGCCGTGCGCCAACGGCGCGACCTGCACCAACACCGGCCAGGGGAGTTACACGTGCGCCTGCAGGCCTGGTTTTGGGGGGACTAACTGTGAGCTGGAAACCAACGAGTGTGACAGCAACCCCTGCAAGAACGGAGGCAGCTGCAAT GACCTGGAAAATGACTACTCGTGTACCTGCCCTCAAGGATTCTACGGTAAAAACTGTGAGATCATCGCAATGACGTGTGCGGACGGTCCCTGCTTCAACGGGGGGACGTGTGTGGAGACCATGACGGGAGGTTACACCTGCGGCTGCCCGTCCAGCTACACAGGCTCCAACTGTGAGAAGAAGCTGGACCGCTGCAGCAACCGGCCCTGTTTAAACG GCGGCGAATGTCTGGACCTCGGCCAGAGCGTTCTCTGCCGCTGTCAGGCCGGCTTCACCGGCGCCAACTGCCAAGTCAACATCGACGACTGCGCCTCAAACCCTTGCCAGAATGCCGGCACGTGCCAGGATGCTGTGAATGACTACACTTGCTCCTGCACTTTGGGGTACACAGGCAAAAACTGCAGCGTGCGCTCGGACGCATGCGGCGCCCGTCCGTGCCAGAATGGTGGCACTTGCTTCACTCACTTCACCGGGCCCGTTTGCCAGTGCCCGAAAGGGTTCATGGGCCCAAGTTGCGAGTTCACTCTCCAGCCTAGTTTCAAACCCGCTCTGCGCCAAACCGCGCAGCCCTCCTCCGCTACGCTTAGCATCTCCTGCGTTCTAGCCATGCTGGTCGTGGCTCTCGCGGCTGGTATCATCTTCCTGAGGAGGCGTAGGAGgctgcaaggaaggaagcagctGAGCGACATTGCGGTTTACAATGACCTGGAGACGGCGAACAACCTGGGCGGAAGCGAGAGAGATTCCTTCCTCGGTCCGAACGGCCTGTTCAAGATCAGCAACAGCACGGCCCGACTCAGCTTCCCTCTCTGCCCGGAAGGAAGGTCAGGGTACAGGCACAATCCGGTAGAGAGCAGCCTGGCCAGAGAGGATTTCATGTGGCGCGACGAGGCCGGTCTGGGTCCCGGAGCCGGGTTGAGATGA
- the dlb gene encoding delta-like protein B isoform X2 — translation MSHVHLRYLLALALAEVVFSSGVFELKINSFHTAQRICRRHRDCHIFFRICLKHPEDVISAEPPCTFGTGQTNVIRADHTSISSSAPIRVPFHFKWPGTFSLIIEAWNAESPTEYTGSNIMAVIKSLPHNTAQHFKLYLLHTDNQNNLVNRLATRRRLSIGEDWSQDVHFGEQSELRYSYHVFCDEYYFGDGCADYCRPRDDTLGHYTCDEEGNRICLEGWKGNYCSEPICSADCSERHGYCEAPGGCTCRMGWQGPSCNECVRYPGCLHGTCSQPWQCNCQEGWGGLFCDQDLNYCTNHKPCANGATCTNTGQGSYTCACRPGFGGTNCELETNECDSNPCKNGGSCNDLENDYSCTCPQGFYGKNCEIIAMTCADGPCFNGGTCVETMTGGYTCGCPSSYTGSNCEKKLDRCSNRPCLNGGECLDLGQSVLCRCQAGFTGANCQVNIDDCASNPCQNAGTCQDAVNDYTCSCTLGYTGKNCSVRSDACGARPCQNGGTCFTHFTGPVCQCPKGFMGPSCEFTLQPSFKPALRQTAQPSSATLSISCVLAMLVVALAAGIIFLRRRRRLQGRKQLSDIAVYNDLETANNLGGSERDSFLGPNGLFKISNSTARLSFPLCPEGRSGYRHNPVESSLAREDFMWRDEAGLGPGAGLR, via the exons ATGTCGCATGTACACCTGAGATACCTCCTGGCTTTGGCCTTGGCGGAAGTT GTGTTTTCCTCCGGAGTTTTCGAGTTGAAAATTAATTCCTTCCACACGGCGCAGCGCATCTGCAGGAGACACAGGGACTGCCAcatattttttagaatatgcctAAAGCACCCGGAGGATGTGATATCTGCCGAACCGCCCTGCACCTTCGGGACCGGCCAAACCAACGTCATCAGGGCCGATCACACCTCCATCTCCAGCAGCGCTCCCATCAGGGTGCCCTTTCACTTTAAATGGCCG GGCACATTTTCGCTGATTATCGAGGCCTGGAACGCAGAATCCCCGACCGAATACACAGGTAGCAACATCATGGCAGTAATAAAGTCGCTCCCACACAACACCGCACAGCATTTCAAGTTGTACCTTCTCCATACAGATAACCAAAACAACCTCGTGAACCGCCTGGCTACCAGGAGACGGCTATCCATCGGGGAGGACTGGTCACAGGACGTCCACTTTGGAGAGCAAAGCGAGCTACGCTACTCTTACCACGTCTTCTGTGACGAATACTATTTTGGAGACGGCTGCGCGGACTACTGCAGGCCGAGGGACGACACGCTGGGTCACTACACCTGTGACGAGGAGGGCAACCGGATCTGCCTGGAGGGCTGGAAAGGAAACTACTGCTCTGAAC CCATCTGCTCAGCGGACTGCAGCGAAAGGCACGGCTACTGCGAGGCCCCTGGGGGCTGCACATGTCGCATGGGCTGGCAGGGCCCCTCCTGCAACGAGTGCGTCCGCTACCCGGGTTGCCTCCACGGGACCTGCAGCCAGCCGTGGCAGTGCAACTGTCAGGAGGGCTGGGGGGGCCTCTTCTGTGACCAGGACTTGAACTACTGCACCAACCACAAGCCGTGCGCCAACGGCGCGACCTGCACCAACACCGGCCAGGGGAGTTACACGTGCGCCTGCAGGCCTGGTTTTGGGGGGACTAACTGTGAGCTGGAAACCAACGAGTGTGACAGCAACCCCTGCAAGAACGGAGGCAGCTGCAAT GACCTGGAAAATGACTACTCGTGTACCTGCCCTCAAGGATTCTACGGTAAAAACTGTGAGATCATCGCAATGACGTGTGCGGACGGTCCCTGCTTCAACGGGGGGACGTGTGTGGAGACCATGACGGGAGGTTACACCTGCGGCTGCCCGTCCAGCTACACAGGCTCCAACTGTGAGAAGAAGCTGGACCGCTGCAGCAACCGGCCCTGTTTAAACG GCGGCGAATGTCTGGACCTCGGCCAGAGCGTTCTCTGCCGCTGTCAGGCCGGCTTCACCGGCGCCAACTGCCAAGTCAACATCGACGACTGCGCCTCAAACCCTTGCCAGAATGCCGGCACGTGCCAGGATGCTGTGAATGACTACACTTGCTCCTGCACTTTGGGGTACACAGGCAAAAACTGCAGCGTGCGCTCGGACGCATGCGGCGCCCGTCCGTGCCAGAATGGTGGCACTTGCTTCACTCACTTCACCGGGCCCGTTTGCCAGTGCCCGAAAGGGTTCATGGGCCCAAGTTGCGAGTTCACTCTCCAGCCTAGTTTCAAACCCGCTCTGCGCCAAACCGCGCAGCCCTCCTCCGCTACGCTTAGCATCTCCTGCGTTCTAGCCATGCTGGTCGTGGCTCTCGCGGCTGGTATCATCTTCCTGAGGAGGCGTAGGAGgctgcaaggaaggaagcagctGAGCGACATTGCGGTTTACAATGACCTGGAGACGGCGAACAACCTGGGCGGAAGCGAGAGAGATTCCTTCCTCGGTCCGAACGGCCTGTTCAAGATCAGCAACAGCACGGCCCGACTCAGCTTCCCTCTCTGCCCGGAAGGAAGGTCAGGGTACAGGCACAATCCGGTAGAGAGCAGCCTGGCCAGAGAGGATTTCATGTGGCGCGACGAGGCCGGTCTGGGTCCCGGAGCCGGGTTGAGATGA